The following proteins are co-located in the Vibrio azureus genome:
- a CDS encoding DUF72 domain-containing protein encodes MNTLPLRLGLTMWSHNQWQQSFYGSGTKPAERLEKYAQVFHTVEGNTTFYATPTFNTVQNWKAATHDNFKFTFKLPKAITHEHMLRGCDEPLRDFMKVMEPLHGRVGQWTIQLPAAFGPEHLDRLKAFYDKFPVGFPLGVEVRHMAFFSKGNEERTLNQWLLENGIDRIIMDSRPVFAAPPSTEAVIDAHQKKPRVPVHAIATAHQPMIRFIGHPNMDENLRFFEPWLNKLPLWIEQGAQPYLMIHTPDNIQAPELAEKLYKQLQLKLSLPDLAAFPANDGHSQIQMF; translated from the coding sequence ATGAATACCTTACCCCTTCGACTTGGACTGACCATGTGGTCACACAATCAATGGCAGCAAAGCTTTTATGGCAGCGGCACCAAACCTGCTGAGCGTTTAGAAAAGTATGCGCAAGTCTTTCATACCGTAGAAGGTAACACGACTTTTTATGCCACTCCGACATTCAATACAGTCCAAAATTGGAAAGCCGCAACTCACGACAATTTTAAGTTCACCTTTAAACTGCCCAAAGCGATCACTCATGAGCACATGCTCCGAGGTTGCGACGAGCCCTTACGTGATTTTATGAAAGTAATGGAGCCACTTCATGGACGTGTTGGCCAATGGACGATTCAACTCCCAGCCGCTTTTGGACCTGAGCACTTAGACAGGTTGAAAGCATTTTATGACAAATTTCCTGTGGGGTTTCCACTCGGGGTTGAAGTCCGCCATATGGCCTTTTTCTCTAAAGGAAACGAAGAACGTACTCTGAACCAATGGCTATTAGAAAATGGCATTGACCGTATTATCATGGACAGCCGACCTGTATTCGCAGCACCGCCGAGCACGGAAGCTGTGATTGATGCCCACCAGAAAAAACCACGCGTTCCCGTACATGCGATTGCAACAGCCCACCAGCCAATGATTCGCTTTATTGGTCACCCTAATATGGATGAAAACTTGCGATTTTTTGAACCTTGGTTGAACAAGCTCCCGCTTTGGATTGAACAAGGCGCTCAACCTTATTTGATGATCCACACCCCAGATAACATTCAAGCGCCAGAACTTGCCGAAAAACTCTATAAGCAACTGCAGCTTAAGCTCTCATTACCGGATTTGGCTGCGTTTCCTGCCAATGATGGTCATTCACAAATACAGATGTTTTAG
- a CDS encoding inactive transglutaminase family protein — MTSRIPFYLSILLLVAAGIALSVIRHESYGVPWTPGEQRQVWDVEARIEFTANGGEVKASLAAPHTQQDFTLIGESASSPGYGVSYVDAPSGRRAEWSIRQASGPQTIYYKAQFLVDPQAKFDQQPPTESITKPTLSAPQQAAAKALIQRAMSRSADNETFTRELIKILNDPDSQNAALMLNDFDRTEALQNLLLTAGVHSKVVGVIELEDGRRRQMIQPMVQVWSDNKWVLFSPNSEQAASQTNLLVWDESNVSLLDLMGGKNSQVHFSMIKQQLTPKEATDNKVAADGLLNLSIHSLPLEEQAMFKTIMLIPIGALIVVFLRVIIGLKTSGTFMPVLIAVAFVQTTLITGVVGFLLIVGTGLIIRSYLSRLNLLLVARISAVIITVIMIISVFTVVAFKIGLTEGLTITFFPMIILSWTIERMSILWEEEGAKEVALQGGGSLLTSILVYMAMTNPYIQHLTFNFFGLQLVVLAIILLLGTYTGYRLTELRRFKPLAED; from the coding sequence ATGACGTCAAGAATTCCATTTTACCTATCCATACTCCTTTTAGTCGCTGCAGGGATCGCGCTAAGCGTTATTAGACACGAGAGTTACGGTGTTCCTTGGACGCCTGGTGAACAACGCCAAGTTTGGGATGTTGAAGCTCGTATCGAATTTACCGCCAATGGCGGAGAAGTGAAAGCCTCACTTGCTGCACCACATACCCAACAAGATTTCACTCTCATAGGAGAATCGGCTTCCTCACCAGGATACGGTGTGTCCTACGTCGACGCTCCTTCTGGTCGACGCGCTGAATGGTCTATCCGTCAAGCAAGTGGACCACAAACCATCTATTACAAAGCTCAGTTTTTAGTTGACCCGCAAGCAAAGTTTGATCAACAACCACCAACAGAGAGCATTACAAAGCCTACCCTCTCTGCACCACAACAAGCGGCGGCCAAAGCACTGATTCAACGTGCGATGAGCCGCTCTGCAGATAATGAGACTTTTACCCGCGAATTAATCAAGATACTTAATGATCCTGATAGCCAAAATGCAGCTTTGATGCTCAATGATTTTGACCGAACCGAAGCCTTACAAAACCTTTTGCTAACGGCCGGAGTACACAGCAAAGTGGTTGGTGTGATCGAATTGGAAGATGGCCGTCGCAGACAAATGATTCAACCTATGGTTCAAGTTTGGTCTGATAACAAGTGGGTGCTTTTCTCGCCTAATTCAGAGCAAGCAGCCTCACAAACCAACCTTCTTGTTTGGGATGAATCCAATGTTTCGTTACTTGATCTTATGGGCGGTAAAAACAGCCAAGTTCATTTTTCAATGATCAAGCAGCAACTGACACCAAAAGAAGCGACAGATAACAAAGTTGCCGCCGATGGCCTGTTAAACCTGTCTATCCATAGCTTGCCTCTTGAAGAACAAGCGATGTTCAAGACCATTATGCTCATCCCTATCGGGGCATTAATTGTGGTTTTCCTTCGCGTTATCATTGGCCTAAAAACATCAGGTACTTTTATGCCAGTGCTCATTGCGGTTGCTTTTGTGCAAACGACTTTGATCACAGGTGTGGTTGGTTTCTTGCTCATAGTAGGAACGGGACTGATCATTCGAAGTTATCTCTCTAGGCTCAACCTCTTATTAGTCGCCCGGATTTCTGCCGTCATCATTACCGTCATCATGATCATATCGGTCTTTACCGTGGTGGCATTTAAGATTGGACTAACAGAAGGCCTGACGATTACCTTCTTCCCGATGATCATTTTGTCTTGGACTATCGAACGTATGTCGATTCTGTGGGAAGAAGAAGGGGCAAAAGAAGTCGCACTACAAGGTGGTGGTTCACTGCTTACTTCAATTCTGGTCTATATGGCGATGACTAACCCATACATCCAGCATTTAACGTTTAACTTCTTTGGACTGCAATTGGTCGTGCTTGCCATCATACTGCTTCTTGGTACGTACACAGGTTATCGCTTAACAGAATTACGCCGCTTTAAACCCCTTGCGGAGGATTAA
- the mukB gene encoding chromosome partition protein MukB — protein MIERGKYQSLTMVNWNGFFARTFDIDDLVTTLSGGNGAGKSTTMAAFITALIPDQTLLHFRNTTEAGSSQSSRDKGLFGKLQPGACYAALDVVNSRNQRLLFAVKLQQVAGRDKKVDIKPFVIQGLPSHVKPTDILIESVSATQARVRQLNEVKEVIGEYEGVQFKAFSSIVDYHAQMFEFGVVPKKLRNSGDRSKFYRLIEASLYGGISSAITRSLRDYLLPQNGGVKKAFQDMESALRENRMTLEAIKTTQADRDLFKHLITESTNYVAADYMRHANDRRKKLDKTLSLRSELFGSRETLVEQNNLLNRVQEELALLLDSESALEQDHQAASDHLQLVQNALRQQEKIERYQEDLEELNERFEEQMMVVEEAQERVMMAEEQATVAEEEVDSLKTQLADYQQALDVQQTRALQYQQAVQALEKAKTLLKDESLTAESAQQLVSELKSQEAENTNALLAFKHKLDMSSAAAEQFEMALTLVQSIVGSVERKEASQQAKTVLLKARESQQVVQNEQQWRAQHRDLERSLNQQRQVRELVTEYQKQFHVELTDEIAFEQERERHAMQIDSLEMSQEELREQRGEQRRIEQNAAAEINKLEAIAPAWIAANDALEKLREQSGAALEDSQAVMSQMQAVLEQEKALSIAKDKLSERRNQLETEIERLASPGGSNDPRLKGLADTLGGVLLSEIYDDITIDDAPYFSAMYGPARHAIVVSDLSGIEEKLVELDDCPEDLYIIEGDVDAFDDSSFNAEELEGAVCVRMNEHQMRYSRFPEIPLFGRAAREQRLELLRNEREEVVEQHAKSAFDSQKMQRLYQAFNQFVAKHIQVAFEADPEQALVVIRDKRNQVVRVLADLDSKEQQQRSQLQTSKQALSSLDKLAANIILIDDDTLQARFDELEEKISLLSEAKQFLNSHAKAVGELEKIAVALEADPEQFDALEAEYKTADEQLQELKKQIFALSDLVERRHYFAYADSMELLNKSSELSDQLKAKLVQAEQMRTRSREELKQSQSQMNQYNQVLASLKSSHQAKLETVQEFKQELQEFGVNADEGAEERAMRRRDELHERLHTSRSRKSEYERTITSTELEMKGLAKRMKKVQKEYVELRTFVVAAKAGWCSVLRLARENDVERRLHKRELAYLSADELRSMSDKSLGALRLAVANNDDLRDALRLSEDNARPERKVLFYIAVYQHLRERIRQDIIRTDDPVEAIEEMEVELARLTEELTQRENRLAISSESVASIIKKTIQREQNRIRMLNQGLSNISFGQVKGVRLNVKIRESHEVLLNGLSIHQDQHKDLFESSRFTFSEAMAKLFQRVNPHIDMGQRSPQILGEELLDYRNYLELSVEVNRGSDGWLQAESGALSTGEAIGTGQSILLMVVQSWEEESRRLRSKDIVPCRLLFLDEAARLDTKSISTLFELCDRLDMQLLIAAPENISPEKGTTYKLVRKVFKDHEHVHVVGLRGFGQAQKPNNDAQAIMEAIES, from the coding sequence TATTGTTTGCTGTTAAGCTACAGCAAGTTGCAGGGCGTGACAAAAAAGTAGACATCAAACCCTTCGTTATCCAAGGCTTGCCGAGTCACGTTAAGCCGACAGATATATTGATTGAAAGTGTCTCCGCAACCCAAGCCAGAGTTAGGCAGCTTAACGAAGTCAAAGAGGTTATTGGAGAGTATGAAGGTGTTCAGTTTAAAGCCTTCTCTTCTATCGTTGACTACCATGCCCAAATGTTTGAATTTGGTGTCGTTCCAAAGAAATTACGTAACTCGGGCGATCGTTCGAAGTTTTATCGTTTGATTGAAGCTTCATTATACGGTGGTATTTCAAGTGCTATTACCCGTTCATTGCGTGATTACCTTCTGCCGCAAAATGGTGGCGTAAAAAAAGCGTTCCAAGATATGGAATCTGCCTTGCGCGAAAACCGTATGACGTTAGAAGCGATCAAAACTACGCAAGCAGATCGTGACCTCTTCAAACACCTGATCACCGAATCAACAAATTACGTGGCTGCTGACTACATGCGCCATGCTAACGATCGTCGTAAAAAATTAGATAAAACCCTTTCACTACGTTCAGAACTGTTTGGGTCACGGGAAACGTTGGTTGAACAAAACAACTTACTTAACCGTGTTCAAGAAGAATTAGCGTTATTGCTCGATTCGGAGTCAGCGTTAGAGCAAGATCATCAAGCCGCGTCTGATCATTTGCAGTTAGTACAAAATGCGTTACGTCAACAAGAGAAGATTGAACGCTACCAAGAAGATCTTGAAGAGCTAAATGAGCGCTTTGAAGAGCAGATGATGGTGGTGGAAGAAGCGCAAGAACGCGTCATGATGGCGGAAGAGCAAGCGACCGTAGCGGAAGAAGAGGTAGACAGCCTTAAAACGCAACTTGCGGATTACCAACAAGCGCTTGATGTACAACAAACTCGAGCTCTTCAGTACCAGCAAGCTGTTCAAGCGCTTGAGAAAGCGAAAACTTTACTTAAAGATGAAAGTTTAACCGCAGAATCTGCACAGCAGTTGGTGTCTGAACTTAAGAGTCAAGAAGCTGAAAATACCAATGCTTTGTTAGCGTTTAAGCACAAGTTAGACATGTCATCTGCAGCAGCCGAGCAGTTCGAAATGGCTTTGACATTAGTCCAAAGTATTGTCGGTTCGGTAGAACGCAAAGAGGCCTCTCAACAGGCCAAAACCGTTCTTTTGAAAGCGCGTGAGTCACAGCAAGTGGTTCAGAATGAGCAGCAATGGCGTGCACAGCATCGTGATCTTGAACGCAGCTTGAACCAGCAACGTCAAGTTCGCGAGCTAGTTACTGAATACCAAAAGCAATTTCATGTTGAATTAACGGATGAAATTGCCTTTGAACAAGAACGTGAACGCCATGCGATGCAAATTGATTCACTCGAAATGTCGCAAGAAGAATTGCGTGAACAACGTGGTGAACAGCGCCGTATTGAGCAAAATGCTGCAGCGGAAATCAATAAACTGGAAGCCATTGCCCCTGCTTGGATTGCCGCCAATGATGCGCTAGAAAAGCTACGTGAGCAAAGTGGCGCGGCGTTAGAAGACAGTCAAGCGGTTATGAGCCAAATGCAGGCTGTACTTGAACAAGAAAAAGCGCTCTCTATCGCCAAAGACAAGTTGTCAGAGCGTCGCAACCAGCTTGAAACAGAAATTGAGCGCCTTGCCTCACCTGGCGGTTCAAATGATCCTCGTTTGAAAGGTTTAGCCGATACTTTGGGTGGTGTACTGCTCTCTGAGATCTACGATGACATCACCATTGATGATGCTCCATACTTTAGCGCCATGTATGGTCCAGCACGTCATGCTATCGTGGTTTCTGATTTATCCGGTATCGAAGAGAAGTTAGTTGAATTAGATGACTGTCCTGAAGATTTATACATCATTGAAGGTGACGTAGATGCATTTGATGATAGTTCATTTAATGCTGAAGAACTTGAGGGTGCAGTATGTGTTCGCATGAACGAGCACCAAATGCGTTACTCTCGCTTTCCTGAGATTCCTTTATTTGGTCGTGCGGCACGCGAACAACGCTTAGAACTTCTTCGTAATGAGAGAGAGGAAGTGGTTGAACAGCATGCGAAGTCTGCTTTTGACTCGCAGAAAATGCAGCGTCTATACCAAGCATTCAACCAATTTGTTGCAAAGCATATTCAGGTCGCTTTTGAAGCTGATCCTGAGCAGGCGCTGGTGGTTATCCGCGACAAACGTAATCAAGTCGTTCGTGTCTTAGCGGACTTAGATAGTAAAGAGCAACAGCAACGCTCACAATTGCAAACCAGTAAGCAAGCGCTTTCTTCTTTGGATAAATTGGCCGCAAATATTATTCTCATCGACGATGATACACTGCAAGCTCGTTTTGATGAGCTGGAAGAGAAAATTTCTCTGCTTTCTGAAGCAAAACAATTCTTAAACTCACACGCGAAGGCGGTTGGTGAGCTAGAAAAAATAGCGGTTGCATTAGAAGCGGATCCAGAGCAATTTGATGCACTTGAAGCTGAGTACAAAACGGCAGACGAACAACTACAAGAGCTTAAGAAGCAAATATTTGCTCTTTCAGATTTGGTCGAGCGTCGTCATTATTTCGCTTATGCTGACTCAATGGAGCTGTTAAATAAGAGCAGTGAACTGAGTGACCAATTAAAAGCAAAACTGGTTCAAGCAGAGCAGATGCGTACGCGCAGTCGTGAGGAACTGAAGCAGTCACAGAGTCAAATGAACCAATACAATCAAGTATTGGCCTCTTTGAAAAGCTCACATCAAGCAAAATTGGAGACGGTTCAGGAGTTCAAGCAAGAACTACAAGAATTCGGTGTGAATGCCGATGAAGGGGCAGAAGAGCGAGCAATGCGTCGCCGTGATGAGTTACACGAGCGTCTTCATACTTCTCGAAGTCGTAAGAGCGAGTACGAACGTACCATTACCTCTACCGAATTAGAGATGAAAGGCTTAGCCAAGCGCATGAAGAAGGTACAGAAAGAATACGTGGAACTGCGTACCTTTGTTGTCGCAGCAAAAGCAGGCTGGTGCTCAGTTCTTCGTCTTGCACGTGAAAACGATGTCGAACGTCGCCTACATAAACGTGAATTGGCTTATTTGTCAGCCGATGAGTTACGTTCAATGTCGGACAAATCACTGGGTGCGTTGCGCCTTGCTGTGGCTAATAATGACGATTTACGCGATGCATTACGATTATCTGAAGATAATGCTCGTCCTGAACGTAAGGTATTGTTCTATATCGCTGTTTATCAGCATCTACGTGAACGCATTCGTCAGGATATCATTCGTACCGATGACCCAGTAGAAGCAATCGAAGAGATGGAAGTGGAGCTGGCCCGTCTAACCGAGGAACTGACGCAACGTGAAAACCGCCTAGCAATCAGCTCTGAGTCGGTTGCGAGCATCATCAAAAAGACCATTCAACGTGAGCAAAACCGTATCCGTATGCTGAACCAAGGCTTATCGAATATTTCATTTGGGCAGGTCAAAGGCGTACGTCTAAATGTGAAGATTCGCGAAAGTCACGAGGTTCTTTTAAATGGTCTTTCCATTCATCAAGATCAGCATAAAGATTTGTTTGAGTCTTCTCGCTTTACCTTCTCTGAAGCGATGGCAAAACTGTTCCAGCGAGTCAACCCTCATATTGATATGGGTCAGCGTTCTCCACAGATCCTTGGTGAAGAGCTATTGGATTACCGTAACTACTTAGAGTTGAGCGTAGAAGTAAACCGTGGTTCTGATGGTTGGCTACAAGCGGAATCTGGGGCACTATCAACAGGTGAAGCGATCGGTACAGGTCAATCTATCCTATTAATGGTTGTACAAAGCTGGGAAGAAGAATCACGTCGCTTGAGAAGTAAAGACATTGTGCCTTGTCGCTTGTTGTTCCTCGATGAGGCAGCGCGTCTTGATACGAAGTCAATTTCGACTCTATTTGAATTGTGTGACCGACTGGATATGCAGCTGCTTATCGCGGCACCTGAAAATATCAGTCCAGAAAAAGGCACCACCTATAAGCTTGTTCGCAAAGTGTTCAAAGATCATGAACATGTTCATGTGGTTGGCTTACGCGGTTTTGGGCAAGCTCAGAAACCAAATAACGACGCTCAAGCAATCATGGAAGCGATTGAATCATAA
- a CDS encoding alpha-L-glutamate ligase-like protein: protein MFERFTSPAKLRHKGIMGMNKRNHSYIGRYNDRSKYPLVDDKLKTKIIAEAAGATVPTLIGVISSQAEVKKIHDMVQNWPGFVIKPAQGSGGKGILVVTSHKDGVYTKPSGATINKEEVERHISNALAGLFSLGGKNDVAVVENLIKFDDCFEGFSFEGVPDVRIIVFKGYPVMAMMRCSTSASDGKANLHQGAVGVGIDIATGKAIRAVQFDQPITHHPDTGKDLSTLQVPHWERLLELASSAWEMTGLGYMGTDMVLDKEEGPMVLELNARPGLAIQIANGAGLLPRLKHIENLGTQAEYPKPKERVAYAAEQFGVKSQF, encoded by the coding sequence ATGTTTGAACGTTTTACTTCGCCAGCAAAGCTACGCCATAAAGGCATTATGGGCATGAACAAACGCAACCACAGCTACATTGGTCGCTATAATGATCGTTCTAAATACCCGCTGGTTGATGATAAATTAAAAACCAAAATCATTGCTGAAGCTGCTGGGGCGACAGTACCCACTTTAATTGGTGTTATTTCAAGCCAAGCAGAAGTGAAAAAGATCCACGACATGGTACAAAACTGGCCGGGTTTCGTTATCAAGCCAGCACAAGGTAGTGGCGGCAAGGGAATCCTTGTCGTGACCTCCCATAAAGATGGCGTCTACACAAAGCCATCAGGGGCAACCATCAATAAAGAGGAAGTTGAACGTCACATCAGTAACGCTCTGGCTGGTTTGTTCTCTCTTGGGGGGAAAAATGATGTCGCGGTGGTGGAAAACTTAATTAAGTTTGATGATTGCTTTGAAGGGTTCAGTTTCGAAGGAGTACCTGATGTCCGTATCATCGTCTTTAAAGGCTACCCTGTGATGGCGATGATGCGTTGCTCTACTTCTGCTTCCGATGGAAAAGCTAATCTACACCAAGGCGCTGTAGGTGTCGGTATTGATATTGCGACAGGTAAAGCAATACGTGCGGTGCAATTTGATCAACCGATCACGCATCACCCAGATACGGGGAAAGACTTATCAACGCTTCAGGTTCCTCATTGGGAAAGACTATTAGAACTTGCTTCTAGTGCTTGGGAAATGACCGGTCTAGGCTATATGGGTACAGATATGGTACTGGATAAAGAGGAAGGGCCAATGGTTCTTGAGCTTAATGCACGTCCTGGTTTAGCAATACAAATCGCTAATGGTGCGGGTTTACTGCCTAGACTCAAACACATTGAAAACCTAGGCACGCAAGCCGAATACCCTAAGCCCAAAGAACGTGTCGCTTACGCAGCTGAACAATTTGGTGTGAAATCCCAATTCTAA
- a CDS encoding ATP-dependent zinc protease: MFKRLTPVITVALLSGCTTLTQSEQYHQEALAAIQASETNFNHRLSGLELKLNTQSDDIEALQGQVKKLTLELNTLRKKTAKRLQKSNESINLQASTSTQATPTHQIVLGSVERMTIDSIKQTFDAQIDTASVTSSLNAVDLEEFERNGEKWVRFHLASSSQAKKEEKLWIEAPILRYVKAHKTDGSSLARRPVVELWVRVGKIHEKAQFTVSSESKSQLPVLLGKAFIRDIAVVDVSRQYIQTTKEKK, from the coding sequence ATGTTTAAACGATTGACTCCGGTTATTACTGTTGCTTTATTATCAGGTTGTACCACCTTAACCCAAAGTGAGCAGTACCACCAAGAAGCACTTGCGGCCATCCAAGCCTCCGAAACCAATTTCAATCATCGACTTTCAGGTTTAGAACTCAAGCTCAACACCCAATCTGACGATATTGAGGCATTGCAGGGGCAAGTAAAAAAACTCACACTTGAGCTCAACACCCTTCGTAAAAAGACAGCAAAACGTTTACAAAAATCGAATGAATCGATAAACCTTCAAGCTTCAACCTCTACCCAAGCTACCCCAACTCACCAGATTGTTCTCGGTTCTGTTGAACGAATGACTATTGACTCCATCAAGCAAACATTTGATGCTCAAATCGATACAGCCTCAGTAACTTCATCACTCAACGCTGTAGACCTCGAAGAGTTTGAAAGAAATGGGGAAAAGTGGGTCCGTTTTCATCTAGCAAGCAGCAGCCAAGCCAAAAAAGAAGAAAAGCTTTGGATTGAAGCACCCATTTTGCGCTACGTAAAAGCTCATAAGACCGATGGCTCATCGCTTGCACGCCGTCCAGTTGTAGAGCTGTGGGTTCGTGTCGGTAAAATTCATGAAAAAGCACAATTTACTGTCTCCAGCGAGAGTAAATCTCAGTTGCCTGTTTTATTAGGCAAAGCCTTCATACGTGACATAGCCGTTGTAGATGTCAGCCGCCAATACATACAGACAACCAAAGAGAAGAAATAA
- the cmoA gene encoding carboxy-S-adenosyl-L-methionine synthase CmoA translates to MNPKSNPDTIFSAPIDKIGDFTFDERVAEVFPDMIQRSVPGYSNIISAIGMLSERFVKPHTNIYDLGCSLGAATLSMRRHVKHEGCQIVAVDNSTAMVERCKLHVDAYRSDTPVKVVEADIRDIEIENASVVVLNFTLQFLSPQDRYALLEKIHAGLRPGGILILSEKFVFEDTIANELLIDLHHDFKRANGYSELEISQKRSAIENVMRPDSKKDHKERFAQIGFSSFDVWFQCFNFGSMFAIK, encoded by the coding sequence ATGAACCCTAAAAGCAATCCAGATACTATTTTTTCGGCTCCAATCGATAAAATTGGGGATTTCACCTTCGATGAGCGTGTTGCGGAAGTCTTTCCCGATATGATTCAGCGCTCGGTGCCAGGTTACAGCAATATTATTTCTGCTATTGGAATGTTATCCGAACGCTTTGTTAAGCCACACACGAATATCTACGATTTAGGCTGTTCACTGGGCGCAGCTACACTCTCCATGCGTCGCCATGTGAAACATGAAGGCTGCCAAATTGTTGCGGTAGACAATTCCACTGCCATGGTGGAGCGATGTAAGTTGCATGTGGACGCTTATCGCAGTGATACTCCAGTGAAAGTCGTAGAAGCCGATATTAGAGATATCGAAATCGAAAACGCCTCTGTTGTGGTTTTAAACTTCACTTTGCAGTTCCTCTCTCCGCAAGATCGTTATGCTTTATTAGAAAAAATACACGCAGGGCTGCGTCCCGGAGGCATCCTTATTTTATCTGAGAAGTTCGTCTTTGAAGACACCATTGCGAATGAACTCTTGATCGATCTTCATCATGACTTCAAAAGAGCCAATGGCTACAGTGAGCTCGAAATTAGCCAAAAGCGTAGTGCGATCGAAAATGTTATGCGACCAGACTCTAAAAAAGATCATAAAGAACGCTTTGCCCAAATTGGCTTTTCGAGCTTTGACGTTTGGTTTCAATGCTTCAACTTTGGATCAATGTTTGCGATTAAGTAG
- the cmoB gene encoding tRNA 5-methoxyuridine(34)/uridine 5-oxyacetic acid(34) synthase CmoB has product MFNFANFYQLIAQDSRLQPWLNVLPQQLTDWQNAEHGDFNRWLKALNKIPEGSPDQVDLSHSVTISNDTPFHEGELKKLENLLRTFHPWRKGPYTLHGIHIDTEWRSDWKWDRVLPHISPLKNRNVLDVGCGNGYHMWRMLGEGARLCVGIDPSHLFLIQFEAVRKLMGGDQRAHLLPLGIEQLPKLEAFDTVFSMGVLYHRRSPLDHLIQLKDQLVSGGELVLETLVIEGDENAVLVPTSRYAQMRNVYFFPSAKALKVWLELVGFSDVRIVDENITSVGEQRTTTWMTHNSLPDYLDPNDPSKTVEGYPAPRRAVLVAKKY; this is encoded by the coding sequence ATGTTTAACTTTGCAAATTTTTATCAACTTATTGCCCAAGACTCTCGTCTTCAACCTTGGCTGAATGTCCTACCACAACAGCTTACAGATTGGCAAAATGCAGAGCACGGAGACTTTAATCGCTGGTTGAAGGCGTTAAATAAAATCCCTGAAGGCTCACCTGATCAAGTTGATCTTTCTCACTCTGTCACAATCAGCAATGACACACCCTTTCACGAGGGAGAATTGAAGAAACTTGAAAACCTGTTACGCACCTTTCATCCATGGCGTAAAGGCCCTTATACCCTCCATGGTATTCATATCGATACTGAATGGCGCAGTGATTGGAAATGGGACCGTGTTCTTCCACACATTTCTCCATTAAAAAATCGTAATGTTTTGGATGTCGGTTGTGGAAACGGCTACCACATGTGGCGCATGCTAGGTGAAGGCGCCCGACTTTGTGTTGGTATTGACCCCTCTCACCTTTTTTTAATTCAGTTCGAGGCCGTTCGCAAATTAATGGGTGGCGATCAAAGAGCTCACTTACTCCCACTTGGTATCGAGCAGCTACCGAAACTTGAGGCATTCGATACCGTTTTTAGTATGGGCGTTCTTTATCATCGGCGTTCTCCACTGGATCACTTGATTCAGCTCAAAGATCAGTTAGTTTCAGGTGGTGAACTGGTGTTGGAAACACTCGTTATTGAGGGGGATGAGAATGCCGTCTTAGTTCCAACATCTCGATACGCTCAAATGCGTAATGTGTATTTTTTCCCGTCAGCCAAAGCCTTAAAAGTATGGTTAGAGTTAGTTGGCTTTTCGGATGTTCGTATTGTGGATGAAAACATTACTTCTGTTGGAGAGCAGCGAACAACCACTTGGATGACACACAATTCTCTGCCTGATTACTTGGATCCAAATGACCCGAGTAAAACCGTTGAGGGTTATCCTGCCCCACGTCGTGCCGTCCTAGTTGCAAAAAAATATTAA